aaaggctTGTTAATTAGAAACACCATAAACATTCAGATCAACTTTAAAACAGTAATTTAAAGGACAGTTTCCTGTTAGGTAAATGTTCACAGATCAAAGCTTGAATTTTGGCAATAAACGTGGAGGGTGTCTATCGCACAGTTCCCATGAGAATGGCAACTTGGTACATTGTAGCTTTTTGGGAATGGGGGTCAAAGTTCATGAATCTAGATGAGTCCTAAGCACTTACCTGGCTTTATTTTCATATTAAGTTCTATCTTTATATTTGCTGGGAGAAGTATGAGTTAAATGGACGTGTAGGCTGCAGGGAACCTGCCGCTGCTGCTGTCTCAGCTGTATCTCTGCTCCTTTCTAGGTTCTACAATGAGATCGGAACGCCTCTTCTGTCTGACATCAGGATCAACTACACTGAGAACTCTGTCAGTTATGTCACTCAGAAGCTTTTCACCAACTACTTCAACGGCTCTGAGATCATCGTCGCTGGAAAGCTCACGAACCAAAGTGCAGAATCCCTTCATGTTCAGGTGACTGGCAGCAACAACGACAGGGTCATCACCCTTGAGACGGATGTGCCACTGCAGCGCCTGCAGATGGAGACGGAGAAACATGCGAAGGCAGCTTCTGCTGCAGTGGCAGCTGGAGCGAAGGTCGTGGGGTCAGGGGTCATGCAGGGATTGGACAGTTCTCTCGGTTCAGTTGCTAAAGactttgtagaacatgtttgggGTTTCCTCAGCATAAAGGAGGGACTCCGGTCGTGGCTGCGCAGCCAAACCAGCAAGGAGAGGGAGGATCACATCCAACAGGCCACCAACCTCTCTCTGACCTATCACTTCCTCACGCCGCTCACCAACATGGTGGTGGAGAAGCCAGAGGTTCTGGCTGATGGCACCATGGCGGCAGCACCCACCATCAGACCAGCAGCTGATGACGCTGCTTCACCGGCCGACACAGATGATGAACAGCCACAGAAGCTGGACGGGAAGCTGAGAGGCCAGATTTCATCTCTGAGCAACAAAATAGGTGAGGCCTTGCACCAAGATTCATATCAAATTAGATTTTTCTTGTCTTGATGAAAACTCAAACTGCTTTACAAGTAATCTAGCACTGTTCTTTATTCAGACAACTTTTATTTCTAATTATTCACTGAGGGGTTCCCCAAGGTTTGATATTTGGCCCATTGTTATTTTGAATACCCTCTTTGGCAGGGATTATTAAGTCTGTTAATTACATCTAATCATTTAATGCTGACAATGTTTAGTTCTACGTCTTTTAAGCCGCATTAGTTCAATAAGTCATTCACCTTGATCCAATGTCTCGCTCTGATGAAGGCTGGCtcataattaactttatctaAATTCcagcaaaaaagaaacaattataACCCCACATTAAGCATACAAGCAATAGCCTCCTTCTGTACATTCACCTGGTCATGTTTTAAACAACTTAGGGGTCATTTGTTGGCCAATCACCAAACAGGACTGAGAATTAAAGGACAGGGAGATGAACAACCTGCTTGAGGTTGCATTAGTTCTTCTGTATATTTATCTTCTTATGCATGTTCTTATATATTTGTCTTTATTCCTTTCTGtccctgtttgtttttatgtcctGTGAATAATATCTGATCTTGTGCTGCACTATATGGATGAAATCTCTGCAGGAAAAGGTGAAAGGAGACcagtcacaaaatccatcgtcATCTCCAAAACATCAGGCAAGTCCTCCTAGCCTCACTCTACATGTTTCTCTGCATTTACATGAATCAGTTAAACTAAACGGGGGTTGTTGGtgtacattttaatctgtttccAGTGTCTGTGTGGGAGGCCTCTAATTTagggacagacagacagactttGGTGATCACACAGCTTAGGGTTTCCTCTGAACATCCAAGGTCTAATTGAAATACCAGCAGAAGCTCTGAGTTGTACTTAAACTGCACAGATAGTggatgtttgtgtatgtgtctTAGTAGAGAGAGGGACCCATCAGAGGCAGGCACTGAGAGTCAATAACCCTGTCATTAGGATTGCTCTGTAATCTTAAATCCATGTTGATGTAAAACTGGTGGGACTCTGGACTGTCTTCCAAGGTTCTTCCTAAACACCCTGACTAGTTTCCTAACTTGCTTCCTTTCATTTCAGGGGGACAATTCTGACcatcagctgaagaaaatctgAAATCAATTCAAACCTGTTCAACTGATCAATCATTCACCCCtggaaataaatcaataaacagACAAAATTAATCTGATATTCATGCCAGTAATGAGTGAACCCCTGACCAGACcttcattttaataaatgaccATGTAATCATTGCTAACTGCTGCGCTGCTACgtgtttaaaatgacaaatttagGGATTCTTTGCCAAATTTCCAGTTTCAAACACATCAGACTGAGCTCGTTTCCTGATAATTGGGTCAAGTTGTTGTTGACACGGTTTCTGCTGTTTTCTTGTAGCGGACGGCGACCCTCACTTTGTGGTGGAGTTTCCTCTCAGTAAGCTAACCGTGTGCTTTAACATCAATGGCGAGCCTGGGCACGTCCTCCGCCTGGTTTCTGACCACAAATATTCTGGTAAGCCTCATAAAGCTGCTACAAAACTACGTCTTCTCCATCAAAGGTCTAAATCACTGATTCTTATTACATTCATATTGTAACTACTGGAGTAAAGGTTTACATGAACCTTATGGTATGCTTGATGGGTTCCTTAGACGTCTTCCTTTAGGTGTTTTATTCCCCCAAAGTACCGATGTCAGTCTTTCTGGACAGCCCTCATTTAAGATAACCCAAAATAGAGCAAATGGTCCCAAAATGGCTTCAAATGCAACCTTGGATGACTAAGCACATTCCCAACATCTCTGTAACCTCATACCAGGCTGAGGAGGTTCACAGACAGTGAGATTTGGACATCTGAAAAGTGCAACAATGGCATATTGGTAACTAGGCctggtttttatgtgttttcagGTGTGACCGTTAACGGTAAGCTGATAGGCGCCCCGGCTCCACCAGGAAGCCACAAGCAGCAGCGGACGTACTTCAGTAGCATCGCGATTGTGGTGGATCATCCGAGACGCGCCTATATTGAAGTGACCCCAAATAAAGTCATCCTGGACGGGCGGGACCGCATCGTCCTGCCCTGTCACACCACCCTGGCTGTGGACAGTGACATGCTGTCTATAGCTATATCAGGAAGGTCTAATGTGACGGTGACAGTTGGAGGAAACATCAGCTTCGTCATCCTGCTGCATCAGTACAAAAACCCCGCCCCCTACCAGAGAGACCACCTGGGGTTCTACATCGCCAACAGCACCGGGCTTTCACACAGCTGCCATGGTCTGCTAGGTACGTTCCATCGAGGTTCTGATCTACTCTCACCAGCTTCTTCATTAGATACACCAGTTTGATCGCATGCTACCTCAAACAGGAATCAGCCAACTCCATTCATTTAGAAATCTGGACATGGTGAAGATGACCTGCTGTTAAAACTCAGCATCAGACGACTGAAGAAAGGGGTTTAAGGGGGCGTTGACCGTACCATGGTTCTTGTGCCAGAtgggtctgagtatttcagaacctGCTGAACTACTGGGATTTTGGCTCTCAACCATCTCTTAGGTATACAGACAATGGtctgaagaagagaaaaaatccAGTAAGCAGCAGAGAGGATGAAAActccttgttgatgtcagaggagaatgggccAACTGGTTTCAGATGACAGAAAGGGAACAGCAGCTCAGATACCCACTGGTTCCTATAAAGAACACCATCTCTGAAGAAAACATGTGGAACCTCGAAGCagatgagctacagcagcagaagacctcatcaggtgccactcctgtcagctcagaacaggaaactgaggctatacTTCACCCAGACTCATCAGAACCGGACAAAACAGGTTGGAGAAGCGTCGCCTGGTCCGATGAGTCtggatttcagctgcaacatttagGTGGTCTCGTAAAATCATGAAAGCCTTGTATTCCTGCCTTGTAttaacagttcaggctggtggtggtatCATGGTATGGGGGGATATTTTAGACTCCTtggtaccaactgagcatcctTTAAACTCCACAGCCTCCcaagtattgttgctgaccatctcCATtactttatgaccacagtggacccataGCCCACTGGAGATTGCTACTTCCAGCCGGATATTGCTCCAGGTCACAAAGAACATGTTTCTGCAacatgacctccacagtcaccagatctcggTCCAGCAGATcagctttgggatgtggtggaacaggaggtTCTCATCATcaaatctacaggtccttctcaaaatattagcatattgtgataaagttcattattttccataatgtcatgatgaaaatttaacattcatatattttagattcattgcacactaactgaaatatttcaggtcttttattgtcttaatacggatgattttggcatacagctcatgaaaacccaaaattcctatctcacaaaattagcatatttcatccgaccaataaaagaaaagtgtttttaatacaaaaaacgtcaaccttcaaataatcatgtacagttatgcactcaatacttggtcgggaatccttttgcagaaatgactgcttcaatgcggcgtggcatggaggcaatcagcctgtggcactgctgaggtcttatggaggcccaggatgcttcgatagcggcctttagctcatccagagtgttgggtcttgagtctctcaacgttctcttcacaatatcccacagattctctatggggttcaggtcaggagagttggcaggccaattgagcacagtgataccatggtcagtaaaccatttaccagtggttttgccactgtgagcaggtgccaggttgtgctgaaaaatgaaatcttcatctccataaagcttttcagcagatggaagcatgaagtgctccaaaatctcctgataactagctgcattgaccctgcccttgataaaacacagtggaccaacaccagcagctgacacggcaccccagaccatcactgactgtgggtacttgacactggacttctggcattttggcatttccttctccccagtcttcctccagactctggcaccttgatttccgaatgacatgcagaatttgctttcatccgaaaaaagtactttggaccactgagcaacagtccagtgctgcttctctgtagcccaagtcaggcgcttctgccgctgtttctgggtcaaaagtggcttgacctggggaatgcggcacctgtagcccatttcctgcacacgcctgtgcacggtggctctggatgtttctactccagactcagtccactgcttccgcaggtcccccaaggtctggaatcggcccttctccacaatcttcctcagggtccggtcacctcttctcgttgtgcagcgttttctgtcacactttttccttcccacagacttcccactgaggtgccttgatacagcactctaggaacagcctattcgttcagaaatgtctttctgtgtcttaccctcttgcttgagggtgtcaatagtggccttctggacagcagtcaggtcggcagtcttacccatgattggggttttgagtgatgaaccaggctgggagttttaaaggcctcaggaatctttagcaggtgtttagagttaactcgttgattcagatgattaggttcatagctcgtttagagacccttttaatgatatgctaattttgtgagataggaattttgggttttcatgagctgtatgccaaaatcatccgtattaagacaataaaagacctgaaatatttcagttagtgtgcaatgaatctaaaatatatgaatgttacattttcatcatgacattatggaaaataatgaactttatcacaatatgctaatattttgagaaggacctgtaactgAAAAATCTTCAACATCTGCTTAACCACTGTAAGGTCCTAGCGGTGGGAGCCTATCTCCAGCCTAATGAAACATCTCTAAGATCCACGTAGAAGGAACAAAAGCAAGGTCTCGGTGTTTGGTTAAACTGTCAGGTGTTCTGATATGAGGTACTAATGGTTAGATTATGCTAATAGCTGCATTTTCCAGATGTCCACATTTTAGAACGACCTGCAAGACTTTCAACCttcatttgaatgtttttctaaatgtaGCTGGGcaggataaaaacatttaattacaaAGAATTATGATAAATAATTCATGTAATTTGAGtaacttgttctttttttacctCTGGTAATAGTAAAAACCTAAAGAATAAACTAATTTATATCTGGGTCAGTAAATAATTTTCTTCACATTCAGCATAAATCCAGATCAGTTGGTCCTGGAGGTTGAAATTCAAGATGGGCAAAGACCAAAGTGGAGGCGGTGTGCCGCCAataatcttcctgtgtgaaataCACACCGAGGACAGAACATGTTAAGTGTTCCTGATCAGAGAAGGAATAAAAAGAAAggagtaaaaatattactgccCTGAATGTTATCACTGCCTAACTCTCAAACAGATAATCTGACAGGAAACGCTGTGTTCTCAGTTTGTGTTTCAGTCAAGAATATCACTGGTGGCACACCGCCTCTGGTCTCcatttcctgtgtaaataatCATCATCCTAAAACACCACCCTGTACATGAGGACATCAGTTTTTGTATAAACTGCTGAGGTGTTTGTGACACTGGGGTTGCTTGAAGGTGGTAGAAGTTCACTTTACTCTTAGCTCCTGCTGGACTACCACTTAGCTTCTTCCTCCAGGACCAACTGATCTGGATTTATTCTAATTGAAGACGCCATCTATCTACTGCAGGGGAGATATTAACTGCTGGCAAACGTTTAACAGAACCTTACTTCAAAAATCCTGAGCTATAAGtaagcaaataaaatgtattagctCCTATATGAGAATTTCATCCCGATTCTCCAAACTGAGGTTGCTCTGACCTCCTTCAAATGCAGGTATGATACCAATGGCTCATATCTACTCTGCAAATCCccaattaataaaacaaaaaaagctgaattaaactaaattaattaattaaataagaGCTTTAGACTTGGAAAAGCCTACAAGAGCATCAGATAACCTGGTTCTCCGTTTCTTCCTGATGTAAGGTCAGTTCCTGCATGAGGAAGTGGGAGTGGCGCAGCTTCCTGCACAAGGTGACTCGAACCCCTCCGTGTTCCTGAAGGTCAAGGACCGATCGGTGCCGGTGGTCCGGAAAAGCAGGAGGATCTACAGTGGGAGGCAGAATGTGGACTGCTGGTTTGCCCGAAACAATGCAGAGAAGCTGATAGACGGGCAGTACGAGGACTACGTGACGTCTCACATGTTCGATACCGGAGAATGGCCTCATGGGACAAATAAAGTGTGAAAACAGCCTTCCTAATTATTATTTCCAAGTATCCAAATATAAATTAATGACTGCGAGTTTTTAACCACAGGTcactttgtgtatttttttactatttgtaataaaatcaaaagttttattatgatgtttaatattttacgTGTCGAGGTAAATAAAACCAACACTTATTCCTGTAACCATGAGAGCGTGGTGTTTTCTCACAGTCCTGTCGGACACCTGTTTACCACAGACATCACTAACTAACCCGTTTCTCACTAACAGAAGCACAGTAATTGCTGCCGCCCCCTGCGCTCCCCTGTCATCAGGTGCAGGTCACAGGTCACAGGGCTGCAGGCCACGCCCACACACAGGTGTGCTCCGGCCCGGTCTCTCTCATGTCGTCTGTCCTCGCCCAGCCTGCCGCAGGAATTCAATAGCCAACATGAGCTGGAGTGCCAATCATCTTTATTCAAGTTCAGAGCAAACAGAAACATTGGATCAGCACCGTGGGCGTTCACGGCCAGCTGGGGCCGCCACCGGACCCTCAGGAACTGCTGGGATCCTTTCATCCGTAGTttggtttaataaaaatatgttcaagtacaaataaaatatgaaacacaATCAAGTAGAAACAGACACAGAAATCTGATTGGTATGTACAGTTCCTTACTCCTCCACCGTACCAAGAACATACTGGACCACAGACTGGACCACAAACTGGACCACATACTGGACCACAGACTGGACCACAGACTGGACCACAGACTGGACCACAAACTGGACCACATACTGGACCACAGACTGGACCACAGACTGGAACACAGACTGGACCACAGACTGGACCACAGACTGGACCACAGACTGGACCACATACTGGACCACAGACTGGACCACAAACTGGACCACATACTGGACCACATACTGGACCACAGACTGGACCACAAACTGGACCACAGACTGGACCACAAACTGGACCACATACTGGACCACATACTGGACCACAGACTGGACCACATACTGGACCACAAACTGGACCACAAACTGGACCACATACTGGACCACAAACTGGACCACAAACTGGACCACATACTGGACCACATACTGGAACACAGACTGGACCACAGACTGGACCACAGACTGGACCACAGACTGGACCACATACTGGACCACAAACTGGACCACAAACTGGACCACATACTGGACCACATACTGGAACACAGACTGGACCACAGACTGGACCACAGACTGGACCACAGACTGGACCACATACTGGACCACAGACTGGACCACAAACTGGACCACATACTGGACCACATACTGGACCACAGACTGGACCACATACTGGACCACAAACTGGACCACAATATATAAAGGCAGAATATTAATATAAGGCTTAACACCTGGCTGTTGTATTGATAGTAATGCATCTCTAAAGACTCTTGGCTAAAACATTACATCTAAGAGTTCAAAGCAttttaaagacaatttaaagaaatgttgaatTTTCTTCTCAATGCTTCACAATTGATTTGAATTATGagtgaaaaacatttctttcatgaagcatttttcattatttactgaTTCTCTAGCAGCCAATTAATGATTTTTAATTGATTAGTAACACTTTTAATGCGATTGTAATGTCTAATTTGTGCAGCCAGATGTCGCTACATCCTCCAAACTGGATCTGGAACTAATTAACTGCTCTGCTGATGCTTTCTAACAGGGTGAAAGGTAGAAACACGCCTACAGAGGAACATTTTCAAGTCAACGTTTGAAAGTTTTGATTAAGtagaaaataaagacagaatAAAACACGCTGCTGCATTTTAGTGCCACCGTGTATCTCCAGTTAGGTTCAGGCCCATAAGAGCAGACTATTGGTAAACTGGACCAAAACCCAACTCAGAAAGGATTTCTGGGCTTAGTTAAAAGCCATCATGGACTCCTGCAGGTAAGTAGGAGGTTCTGCTCTTTGTCTGTTATTCCAACAGCTCTACACAAGAATCCATTGTGCTCCACCTCTGACCTACATAGCACCTTTCATTTAAACGTACTGCAGGTGGAACGTTTCTGAAGAAACTTTTAAACATGCATCAACCTCCTTCAGATCGTCCTGTTAGGAGAGACGAAGCTGCTAATTTAACAACCACTGATTTAACAGGAGGTTGGTAATTAGTGTCAGACTGAGTGAACCTCAGGTCAAAGTGTTAAATGTTGGAATCTCTTGAATTCTCCGTTAAATGTTcgtttttaaaaagtgaaatccCTTTTAAATGCTGCAGATCTGAGGAGAAACGCTGCAGCTGATCTTCTTATGCGAATCATATCCAAAGTCACTAAAGTGTCCAGGTTGGTTTCatctgtcagcagctgttctctgtgttttaaataaacatctaaCTTTATTTGTCCCATAAAAAAATCACTTCTATCTGATTTTCTTCAGGATGGACCTGGTGAAAGCGTTTAAAGAGCAGCCTGTTGCAGAAcaactgaatctgtatttatttattaatctgcacctttaaaataaaggtttacATTGAGTTTCTTAAAAAGATCCTCCCTCCAACTAAAGCATGCAGTCAGAGGGAAAATGTGCAGGAGGTTCTGAGGTGGTCCAATTCTGACAGAGAAACTCATAAAGAGCCCTTTTTCATTCATCTGACCGGACCGAGTCGTGTCCGCCTCACCTAAAGTCCCACAGAGATGAGGAGACAGATTCATGGCTCGGTCCACACGGTTCTGGTTAGTCTGATGTTTTCTTGCATTGAAAGACAGAAAGATTGTGATGTCTCCATGCATATGGTGGGTCTAACAACTCCAGCGTCTCTAAAGATGAAGCTACGGCTTTGGTTGAATCACCTCCTCCGTGCTTTTGTCTGCAAGGAACCAGAGACTAAGACCTTCAGTTTGAGACACAGATGGAAACTCTGTCTGTGGACAGCAGACGGGCGAGTAGAAGATGGGATCACTTGGGTTTACACCACCACCCAGCTCGGTCTCAGCGGTCCACCTGAATACTGCACATGGACGCGCTGCTCCTCATCCTCACCCTCCGAAGCCTCGTCTGTGTCCGTCTCATCCTCCAACAGGACCTGAGAAAGGAGATCCAGACGATAAGACCACAGTTCTGAAACAATGACGTTTATATGAtggttctgtttattattatttaaaatctatttattcCTAAAAAAGGTGCAACTCtgtttaaaactgattttactTTAAACGTAGAGAACTACTGCAGCTCGTCTTTGTCTCATAACTCTATAAAGTCTATAAAACTATAAAGTTTTTAGTCTAACCATGAATCAAACCCGCCACTGGGTCAGCGATCATTGGTGAGGTTCAGACATTAGAAAGTACACCCTCCTAACTACAGGAGGTTCTAAAAGAAAAGATTCTACACTGCCAATAGTTACTAAACAAGTCAGtggaaaactaagtacaccccatgatccagcagcttgtagaacctgcCAGTGCTCGGCTCTCTCaagatctgctgctgtgtttggatcatggttctgttgatgacccagtttggaccaagccTCAGCTGTTGgactcacatttgactctagaatactttggtCTACAGAGAAGATCATGGTCCACTCAGTGACTGCAAGGAGCACAGGTCGTGTGGCTGCAAAAGCCCGAACCATCATCCCTCCACCGCCGTGCTGGACAGTCGATCTGAGGCGATTGTGCTGATCTGCTTTGGTTGATTGCCTTCCAACATGGTTCTGTGTATCATgaccaaacatctctactttggttcCTTCTGTTCCAGAAGTCCTTGGCTTTGTTAGTGTTTATCTAACTGTtctgtcatgacctttaacctgctaactgaggcctgtagtcTGACATGGAGCTCTTggggtttttggtcatttctctgagcttcacgctctgaccttggCCAGAATCTGCTGGGaggtccactcctgggaagattacCAGCTGGCTGAGATGTCTTCCTCTTGGGAATAATCTTCCTCTCTCATGGATCAGATAGTTTGCAGATAACCTTCACAGATGGATGGGCAGCAgcaggtcattgctgatgtctttccatcctGGTGTTTTCACACAAACCTGTGTGCTGCAGAACTGATCAAACTCCTGCTTTAATAGAAGATTACATGATGATGATGAGCAGCTTTTCCATTTAGGCTTTGACTGGAGTAATAAATACTGACAGTGTAGtatcagatttatattttttgttttattatgtcaATATATAGTTAAAGATCCTctcctttcatagtttttacaGCTTGAACATTTTTGCAGCATTTGATTCCAGTAAAACATGGATTGTAACGTACTATAGCTGAGGAGAAGCTTTTGGAGGAGGATCAAGATAACAATGATGTCTGTTTTCTGTTCAATGAAACTGTTCATGTTCCTAAGGACATAACAGTCACACATTGTTAAGAACTGTCAATGCGCCACTATCTGCAGGCCTCCTCCACACTGCGCTCCTCTTTCCATACCATCAGCGTTTGGAGATGCTTCATAAATGTCACCGTTATTCCCTGGATGAAGGCTTGATTTATGGCTGCTTGGCAGAGCACCAGGGGGAAGAAAAGGTCCTGTTCCACACAAAGGTCATGCTCCGTGAGATGTTGGAagatggaaactgaaaacatggcTTCTCTGTTCTGGAAATGGATTTTCTCAGAGATCTTTgagaaaaataaccaaaaagCGGTGGGTTTGAGGGTCCTAATCCAATTAAACTGAATGCCTTTATTGTCACATACAAGGAAGCTGCTCTTTCTCCGATCCACAGAACCGAACATGACAAACTCTGCCAATTAATTGTTACCGTTAGAGAACCTGGCAGTGCATGTTCTAAGGGTCTTATGCAGCTAACCAAAGGGCAGGAGTTAACAGGTGGTTAAACGGATGGAAAAGGTCTAGATGTCATCCAGAGGAAGACCAATGAGCTTCTGGCTCTTTTTAACTCCGGAACAGTTTCTAAACCCAGTGGTGATGCAGTGAGTTAGCAGGTGGGTTTTCCTCAGCGCTCTGAGCAAAGGAGCCTCTATTGTTCACAGACCATTTAAGATCATTGCTGATGTTCTCAGACAGACCCTCTCCACCTCCTCACCCCTGATCTCCAGTGGCCCGAGCACCCCTCCTTGCCTCCT
This portion of the Girardinichthys multiradiatus isolate DD_20200921_A chromosome 17, DD_fGirMul_XY1, whole genome shotgun sequence genome encodes:
- the itih5 gene encoding inter-alpha-trypsin inhibitor heavy chain H5, which gives rise to MLLLLVLLLSFSPSFPGQPQLEEDLDPDLGDFDLDIAPRRVPRQVKAILVKENKPHIQELSIKTSIISRYAFTAVYCFMQNRHPAAAEGVFQFQVPAEAYISNFTMIIGGRVYQSEVRPKQKRVKQGNGKPKNRESSDTSSEPEVFSAAASIPGRNRAVFLLMYEELLQRRLGSYEHVTSLRPLQLVSRLSLDITIVDHAPIIDLEVLPLRNGKITAKPEVPITTAVKNEKNVWKITFSPNIVQQAKISTSGILGDFVIRYDVQRDAGIGDLQVLNGHFVHYFAPKDLPVVPKNVVFVIDTSASMLGKKMRQTKDALFTILRDLKPADHFNFISFSNKIKVWQPNGLVPVTPLNVRDAKKFIYTLVPNGGTNIDGAIQTGSSLLRDYLLDPNTSLNSVSLIIFLTDGRPTIGETQSASILGNTRSAVNEKFCIFTIGIGNDVDYRLVERMALENCGMMRRISEEADASAMLKGFYNEIGTPLLSDIRINYTENSVSYVTQKLFTNYFNGSEIIVAGKLTNQSAESLHVQVTGSNNDRVITLETDVPLQRLQMETEKHAKAASAAVAAGAKVVGSGVMQGLDSSLGSVAKDFVEHVWGFLSIKEGLRSWLRSQTSKEREDHIQQATNLSLTYHFLTPLTNMVVEKPEVLADGTMAAAPTIRPAADDAASPADTDDEQPQKLDGKLRGQISSLSNKIGKGERRPVTKSIVISKTSADGDPHFVVEFPLSKLTVCFNINGEPGHVLRLVSDHKYSGVTVNGKLIGAPAPPGSHKQQRTYFSSIAIVVDHPRRAYIEVTPNKVILDGRDRIVLPCHTTLAVDSDMLSIAISGRSNVTVTVGGNISFVILLHQYKNPAPYQRDHLGFYIANSTGLSHSCHGLLGQFLHEEVGVAQLPAQGDSNPSVFLKVKDRSVPVVRKSRRIYSGRQNVDCWFARNNAEKLIDGQYEDYVTSHMFDTGEWPHGTNKV